The DNA window ACTGTCACTTGTCAGATTGAGCTGCATACAGACAGTCATCATTTTCAAATAGCCTCATACAGTAATGCATGCCGTTTTGCCACTGCAACACTGGACTGGTCATTGAAAAGAcctaactaccatagtattacactactatgacattacacagtccTAACTACCATAgcattacactactatgacattacacaggcctacctaccatagtattacacaaTGCATAGATACGCTGCCAAGAGCGGTCATGTAGACATTAAGCCTATGCTTGGCAGTGCCGAGGAAAGGAGAAAGCCATTCAAGTGTTTCTACATTTATATGCAAACGTGAAACCGGAGTTTTTAGAAAGatttgttttcagaggaaatatCTCCATTTGTGTGTAACCAAACAAAGGGAAAGGTCTTTGTTTTTGAAAATACCCGGTTATGTGTAAATAGTGTGCATGTCTCTCTTACATCACAGGGACCACTCGGGCTCCGGCTGCCTCCAGGAATTTGACATAAGATGCAGCGATGTAGGAGTTCTGCTTTGGCTGTGGTTTATACACCTCTTGGGCCAACACACCTGggaaagagaagagtagagaagaataGAGTAAAGTAAGACTAGAGTAGCATATTTATACCGGAGAAAATTAAAGCATCTAGTAGCATGCATGAACAAATGATAGcctacacaagacattacactgCACAACTTTAAGCATGTAAAACATACagcacacatttacatacatttagccatcggcagatgacacacacacacacacacacagctgtggtttaAAGAGAAAAAGTAGTGGGTCATCGAGCCATCTATCTCACATTGCTCCGTGGCTGAGGACCCTGAGACTCTGGCCGAGGTTGAAGGTAAAGAGAGGAACTGACAGCCACTCACGTGACTTAGATTTTCAATTTTTCATTCAAGCTGATTCAGCTAAATTAGGGCCTACTTTAgggtacattacactttgctgacggtTGCTTGCTGGGTTATGGATGCTGCACTAAACTGCATTCAATTCCTTATGTTTCCGATGTTCGAACAAGTCAAAAAGGTCACCATTTCCAATCCAGTAGTAGGCTAAACGCCAGGCAGCCAAAGTAGACATAACCAGCGGACTGAGTCACACGTACTGATCAGTGATCACACGTCGTAATGGTGTCACCAAAAGCATGCATTAATCGATAgtcacacaaacatttacatttacGTTTACGACTCAATTGTCACATTGCAGACATAGCAGCAAATTTACCAAAACAACATTTTGCGCTGTGCGTCCGAGTGACCCACTCACCAATAATTGGCCTGTCATTTCTCTTATTGGAGATCCTCGTAATAGAGGCTGCGGATGTGtcatgaataaaaaaacaaaataacaagagCTGAAGTAGGCTCATAATTGTTGACAATATAGGCTACGGCACAACAACAAACTTTGTGAAGGGCACCACACACACGTCTGCCATCAGATCATGCTTGTGTTATGACACAGCTGGCAGTAGGCGGGGCCGTCACAGGGATCCAATGACTGGTCCTGACCAGAGCCGCTCACTCCTGACGCCATACATGGCTCCTCCTACTTACCATGAGTGGCACagtacagcacatcacagcaggtAAGTCTGAATACAGTGAATACAGTGTGTTCGCTCCAAGAAgcatatatattttaaattaaaCCAATAGAGTTTGAAATTGAagtttctaaaactctgtttgtaCATGTAAACAAGAAGCCCAAACTGTTGCATTTCCAAAAATATCTAGCCTATGTGTGTGGCCTAAACAGCATTTTAGGGTCATTAGCACACTAAAAATAAGGGGAACACCAAAACAACCAGCAACAAATTACAAAAGTAGgcttaattaattactgtaatccGTTCATTTTTGCTGTAACGCAGTAAGGCATTTCAGGAGTGAAAGCTGTAATATTGCCAATAAATGCTAGGCCTAGTGTTTTTACTGTAATCTGGTGGcctaaaccagactaaatgtgagattaaatgtgaatattcagtctggccccgatcaatgagacattagAAGATTGCTGATGGGAACCACTCATTGTTTTTCAAActatgtctgtgcctattggccaaggctttgtcatcactccctcaaaaccctgtccgctttgcatgcaaagattcaaaacaaatctcctgcgttgtgattgatctgcgagtttcagggcctggggcattgtccgaggctagacccactcgcaggcaaaaataattcagTGTTCAATGTTCCAATGTTCagtgttcaatgttcaatgttcagtgtggtgggtcagaaagaagttaTTCCTGAACCTACTTTTTAGTCTCCATGCTGCTGAAACACCTCAGTAGTGTAATGTCTTACATACAaacagatcccccccccccaaatgcccCCTTCAACATTTACCCTAAGACACACCTTATaccaaaaaaatgacaaaaattgacatggacatggacattggACATAGGTATAAAGCCATCATCAATCATCAGCAGTCCCAGTATATCCCATAGCACAagtgcaaaatcagcaaggggtaAAATCAACATGGCAGATAATAACTACACAAGTGTAATCCCTTCTCAGACCTACTGAAACAGGGTGCAAGATCAAGATGTCATTTTTTGTTATGTAACCGAGTGGAGGTACACTGATCAAACAATTTGACTAGATCCATCAAaaagtgactacgccagtctccttaaagggacactgtgcaggaaatggtcaaaaaaggtactgcaactacgctgctcattgaaactgtgctgcgtgttgccaaattttatctttacatgaaagtttacttagtaataaacaaatattgtctagtatggtccaagtacagtcatttttgcagctaaaaatggctatttttggaaattcaaaatggcggaccatggagaagatcccccttttcatgtatgaaaaatgcaatttttccagtcataatgaatacctagaatttgatggtggtggtaagtattcatgaaaaatgtaacattagtgaatgggcagcatgaattctggaaataaacaacaaaacatctcacacagtgtccctttaagggtgagacaacccctTTGGTATTTTATCAAcaatttccccgacaggttctggaTGAACTTGAGGACACAGCTGCTTCAAAATAcataattctctttattttctctctttgtcACAATGACTTAAAATGTGGAAATCTAACAGAGACAGGCGGGTCAAGGGTCATCACAGTTTCACAGAAATGATAGACAGAACCAATTTCACCGGCTGAGTAGCTAAATGGTGTAAACTAGTAGTAGGCATAGGCTTAACCAACACTGGTGGTTATCAGTAATATtgggaggatacacacacacactacacggtgAACCCCAGTACACAGCAAACCAAGATTAACACatctaagtaaataaataaaacaaacaaaaggaataaatataaaaaaacactTCACTCAAAGAAACAAAGACAGCATCCAATGGTAAATGAAGACGTTCACAATGCACAGTATCCTAGCCAAGCAGGCTAAAAGCGTTCATGATATGTTCACCAAACCAGGTAGATACACCACAGCCCAATGGGCCCACACCACTCTGCTATCCTCACTGGGTTAACGCTCCAGTCACCCACTCCTTGCTCCCCCAAGGAGTAAATGGCTGGGGCAAACAGCGTGTTCAAGACCACATCAACTAGCCTACAGCATGTCTCTGAGAGCTCGACATGCACAcatcaaataaaacaaaacaaaacaaaaacaacgtaTGGGAAAGACGACGGTGTCCCCCCGCCGCTGACAATGGTATGTTCCACTTGAGACACACTGatgctgtgttccaatactcgtactgtccgccctttccgcactgtgtttgggtacgcagggtgttccatttctaatcgcgacggtaaagtgtactgtaaattacccggataacgcccccaaaacggccatttttcgaagtgtggtgttactgtacacttttcgcactcaacggccgccatgtttgtgacgtagttgagtgtcagatctgtcaaacggttgaatctccgtgataacagcatagttttgattccaaagacaatcgccatgtgtattagaggcaggggtaactttaaaaagtgttagcataaggaacagtgccttccgtgttgaattgcatattggcggttggtaaacttggatgtcacgcgaccaaccgtcatttccgttaagtgtatcagacagaacgggaatcggaatgtactcgcctcgtgaattgcggagggtggaaagggtacttcactgcactcaaacaaggtacacagtacagagggtgaataatggaacacagcatgagTCTTTGACCCTCCGTGGGTACAACAGGACGGGCTGGACGTTTGAGAACGCTCCTCATGTCTCCATGGGCCCAATCAACAAGCTTCCACAATAGCTTTTGGCCACCAGCAACAACCAAATTATCTCTCCACCACTGCTGCAATGATGAACAGCAAACAAAGGCCAGGTAGCCCCATAAGCTCAGGTgaaccaaacaggaagtgaatttATGCTGCTTGCACGGGCTGTCACCTCTGGGTCCTAATGCCCCATCCTGCCAACCCACAGCAAACTCATGCAAAACATAGGATGGGCACATGTCTCAtaccattatgtaggcctattacaggtCCCACTGGCTACAGTTAAAAAGGCAGATAACCTGTGGAATAAAAGAGTTCTtcgtcctgttttaaaaaatagCTGGATATCTGGATCTGTTGCCAGATGGCAGCAACTCAAAAGAATTAAACAATGGGTGATTTCGATCCATTAAAATTGTGTCTATTTTGTCAAGTGACCGTTCGCGATGTATGAGATCCAGACCTTTCAAGTGTTGGATTTTAGCCATTCTGCTCCAAACTTTGTAAACCCATTTAAAAATGATTTTTCAAACTTAATAcatgttggctagaatccagcgtgtttttttttaaagagtcagagagcatggtgtccaattcttgattttagcgggtttatttatccaaagcatctggcatgaagttacaaataattaaagcattttgaATTCTGGACTCCTGTGACCTTACCCTAACAGCAACAGCCGAGACAATCATGTGTGTCTCTTGTGAATCTCCTTTTTGTAGTTGAAActgaccatcccccgtctgtctccaaggtGTGGGGGTTCGcattaagtgcattcgatttctcatcaacgcatgcatgcgcatgtagacagcaatgcactctggatgaaaatactgcatgacggttagatttcctgtcaaacttcgaaatttcgtcgatgttgcgttgacgaggtgacatgtcacatggtgtcaaattatcgcgggatgaatgcggctgcagtcagatcttgcaacctctgcagttgcttatccccttcaacgctcgtctgcggactgcctccgaggtcacgcgcccatgaactggttggtcaacaactcactcacgtgtgtatatgggtcttgtctcacacctctacacaagtttgcgcaggtccccacttcagctcctcctcactgcctgttccCCCACTCCtaacacgtggtgtgttagtagagcaaaccggtgcaagctcatagtctcgttcatatttgtggccgactgtaaatgcgctgtattttaataacacccacatcgtgacaagttctcgctcacgtgcttccgtcaacgttggtcgacagcaacaaagtcgtatgggcttaataagtacattcgacatgacatcaacgcagacatgcacatacagacagcaatgcatcctggatgaaaatgctgcatgacggttagatttcctgtcaaacttcgaaatttcgtcgacgttgcgttgacgaggtgacatgtcacatggtgtaaaactatcgcgggatgaatgcggcagcagtcagatcttgcaacctctgcagttgcttatccccttcaacgctcgtcggcagactgcctccgaggtcacgcgcccatgaactggttggtcaacaacttactcacgtgtgtatatgggtcttgtctcacacctctacacaagtttgcgcaggtccccacttcagctcctcctcactgcctgtccccccactcctcacacgtggtgtgttagtagagcaaaccggtgcgagctcatcgtctcgttcatatttgtggccgactgcaaatgcgctgtatttaataacacccacatcgtgacaacaagttctcgctcacgtgccttttgcaacatcgacgctcgcaacaaagtcgtacggggctagTGTCTCCACGTTGACTGTTGGCTCATTTCATTCCACTGATAGGCCTAGCACGATAGGCCAGACCTCCTGTGGTGTGTTCTTGAAAGTCCACAAAATTAaccacacagagaaagtgggttgggtGTGGCTGATAAAACCTTCGCAAAATATACATTATATGATTATGACTTTTAATAAAAATTCTCAATGGCAATTTTCTGAATTTATGCCAATATAGTTTCACAAGTTAGTTCTAGTTAACTTGCTAGAAGTTGTTACAATTTTTCTGAGTCTGCCTTTTTGTGCCTCTGTTGTGTTACCAACCCAACTGAGGATACCAAAGGTTAGGACACTCTCCACAAAGGCACTGTAAAACATATTGGCGATTTTGTGGTCAACTTCAAATGACACCaatttctttaaaaaagaaaTTTGATGTCCACACTGAATAATACTGTTTTTCTCTTCAACATTAGACTAGGGTCTTAGGTATTTAAAAATTATATAACATTGCgtaaaacatttccatttcaagagaatGTGTAGGGCATGTTGAATGAGTAAggggcatgtgtgactgtggccatgtCCATTGAGTGCGGATGAGTGTGAACACATACAGGCCTATGGCTTGCAAATATGCTATGCTAACAGCGAGCATGAGCCCATTTGTGCTGGGCCATAcctaggccagtcaatctagctttAAAAAGGCATAAAcctgggacaaattgcaatagtaatggttcctacttttaagtgatccttaaacccccttgtatcacatattaaaaatctacagctttatatttagtggaacatactttttttcaaggtcaaagttggcagattttCCATTCATTTCGCCATAGGGAGACAAAATAGGAGctacaaggtgaatagggtaaattGTTAAACTATGAcctattcatttgaaactttcacagttggtaactcacagAAACTATAACCAATACACCAATACATAActgttagtcactttggataaaagcataatGTACAATGTACCATCGATGCTAACATGTGTAGGCTACTTCAATGGCTATACTTATTATCTAAGGTGGAAGTCTTAAAGGATTAGCACAGTATGCAGGATTGTGAGTATGTATTGCACCTATGCTGCCCATTGCaattatgctgcccattccaaGATTgactcttttcatgaatatttacaaagtaattaacTAATGTGCTCTTGTGACCAAAGAGTCACAAGAGCACAGTGACACTGACAGTCAAATAGCTTATGGCTATtactggaaatccaaaatggctgtGGAGAAGCCagcatttcatgtatgaaagtgtACATTTTGAAGTTACATTCAGCatacagcatacattctggaaataaactactaaaaaattaCATATTCTACCTTTAATGATATCCTGTATTAGGGGCCATGTTTAAGAAACCGCAAAAACACACGATGAAAGCTCTACCCAGACGTTTTCTCTGACCACTTAGAAAATGTAAGCTGTACCTCCTATCTGCTaggttacatacagtatgttatggCTGCAGATTGTGGTTTAAGCAGTTTAGTATTTATGGAAGACTGAAAGCAGTGAGTTGTGAAAAGCAGCGAGTTGTTGGATAATGTTGTCCAATGTGAATTATATAATAATCAGGCAAAATGGAGGCAAAGATTTCAATAGCACGTGCAGATatcgttttattattgttttactGTAGTAAAGAAATACTTTTGGAGGAAACATTTAGATAAATCAGTGAATATTGGAATGTGGTTGTAGATCAAatgcttctcttcttcctctttagtGGCAAAGGAATGGAAGTTCTTCTTGGCTGTAAGTACAAATCAAGAAAAGGTGGTTGACTCTGCATATTCACATATTCACCCACCTTGAGCAGTAGGTTTGGTTGGCATTTAAGTCATAACTCTAAAATCGTTTCACTGCTAGCTCCACCAAATACAATTGTAACTAAACACGGGTTATCACACTTCATCCCAGCTCCCCAGGGATATATCCTGGTGTGCCCCAGGGATCCCTTCTAGGCCCAACACTTTTTCTGTATACTCTGCTgaccctacacagtaaaaaatgcagtgttaattcaacacttagagagtgctttgggaccaaaaaaactctagaaggtgttaaatcgactctgttagtgttgcattaacactccagtttttactgtgtaggtaaTAAGTCAATTCAATTTCATTCTAGTCTCCACAGATGGTTCCCATGTACATCCTACTCAAACCTGACCCTCTGACGCCTCTCTGTATGAATCTAAATCATGAATAGCAAATATCTTGGGTAGTatacatttcatttaaacatgCTATATAGATAAGTATAGGCTACTCATTTAAAATTGCCATACTGATCTTAATTACAATTACTGAAACTCCTAAtcctaaaatgaaataaaaaacatgTAATTAATTTAATAGATATAAATACTATACCCTCGTTAACAAGGAAGTCTGCCATGTAGAAGGCCGTTTTGATGGCAGATGGTGTGTGGGGGTAGTACGACCTTCTCCACTCAAAGGCACTCTTCTCTGGGTGCCACTGGGTTGCATACACAGGGTAATTATATGCTACAAAAAGAGAGCATTCATTCGCATAagatctctcatcctctctcttgttcttatGTATTTCTTTctgtcaaacacacgcacgcacgcacgcacgcacgcacgcacgcacgcacgcacgcacgcacgcacgcacgcacgcacgcacacacacacacacacacacacacacacacacacacacacacacacacacacacacacacacatcctcaccctCCATTGTAGAAATATACTCTGTGTTCCCATCCATATTGGTAGTTAGGATTTTGTAGAACTTTCTCAGCTCCTCATTCTTATTGAAATTCTGTGTGAGAAAAAATCAAATCAGGTGAACTACACTGTAAACATGTATAAAACATCTACAGGTATAATTGCTTCATGGTGGTTAAATGGTGTACATTGTAGCAATGAAGAGATAAACTTAACACACTGGTCAAGGTTTTGATTTGCGTTGATAAAGTACATTTGACCCCTTGTCTTTCTCCTTGTCCAGTTTTACCCACCTCTACCGACATGCTCCACTTGTGGTAATTTGCTGTAATGTTTTCGCTGGCTAAGGAGGTCATCAACTCTGGTGGAAAGTCCTTGAACAGTTTACTATGCTTGGCATCTGTGGGATAAATGACATAGTTATTTAGCAATAAATTGTTATTGtctattgctacgtttacatgcaacatttaattctgaattaactgactttaattcggaataaagcttaaaggggcattccaccggtggagacatgaatatgtattgaaagtgggttatatgtagtagaatagtagcatacatttctagtTTGGTGCCtacttggccgagaaaaggcagaaaattactttttagtgcttttggatttgtgacaacaatccccataatgcattgcaatgctcaagttccacaggccacacccaggcagttCTGCCAGTGACTTCCTGGAGCCtcaataggtgcgatcgacttgtcgtcaacgcatgcatgcgcatttagacagcaatgcaccctggatgaaaatgctgcatgacggttagatttcctcaaacttcgaaatttcgttgatgttgcgtcgacgaggtgacatgtcacatggtgtcaaactatcgcgggatgaatgcgactgcagtcagatcttgcaacctctgcagttacTTATCAACTTCAACGCttgtctgcggactgcctccgaggtcacgcgcccatgaactggttggtcaacaactcactcacatgtgtatatgggtcttgtctcacacctctacacaagtttgcgcaggtccccacttcagctcctcctcactgcctgtccccccactcctcacacgtggtgtgttagtagagcaaaccagtgcgagctcatcgtctcgttcatatttgtggctgactttaaatgcgctgtatttaataacatcCATATCGTGACAAGAAGTTCTCGCACGTGCTTCGTCAATAGGCGAATAGTCGACAATATGactgaaaatatgaaaatacagttttgtgtttatttgattgctattcaagacactttgtagccgcctacTTTAACAATagagtcattcttatcagagaataatttgttttcattatttcataatttttggttggtggtgtgccgcgagattttttcaagggaaaaagtgtgccttggcacaaaaaaggttgggaaacactgctctaaactaaaacagaggtgtcaaactcatttcagttcaggggccaaATACATCCTATTTGATCCGAAGTGGGCCAGCCCAGTATCGCGATTGCACTTAGCTAAAAGTCTAAAACAGGATGCATTCATAGCTGCAGTCTCCACTGACCTGGTCTGAACTCCAGTGGTAGAGATATTCCGGTGGAGTTGGTGCGACACAGGAGATTTTGTCCGCTTGTGATCACCAAGAGCTGTTGAAATCCAAGACAAGTTCCCCATATCGGGAAATAATCACCCTGGTCATTAGCCtgtcaacccacacacacacacacacacacacacacacacacacacacacacacacacacacacacactgccattgtCAATACATTTGGTCCAAAGATGATATTCATGCTTCAGGTTTCATGATTCAGTGAAGAACTTTTTTTGCCCACTTCCACAAAATCCTCATTCTATAAAAGATATGTATtctgttatgtagcctacttcaagCATAGAGACCATATAGACATTTTCTTCAGTCCTCtaattatcattttattttattgatttattttgtacttctacttctactttatttaACTCTGCTCATACTGCACCTCTAAAGCGAGTCTGTAGAAGATGTTAGCTGCTTTAGCGTATCCAGAGGTCATAAGGTTAGCTGCTCCACCTGGAAGAaacattctgtacacacacaacGAGAGTCATCACCCTTAAAAGAATCATGACATCCAGCTACAGTATCTCTATGGAATACATGTATTACACACTGTTTTACTGATTGCATAACAACTCGCCAACGTACGCACATATCTCTGAAATGTTAATGGTATGTTGGTACTATTATATGCAGCACAGCTCCAGCTGATTACATTTCGGGTTCTATTATTACTtattattgtcatcatcatcatttgcagcattattattgttgttattattattgttgttattattattattatgagcacCCATTTATAGAGTGGAACAACTGACGGTAGTCCTCCTCAGGCTGATTCACCCTgtaaaagtcacacacacacacacacacacacacacacacacacacacacacacacacacacacacacacacacacacacacacacacacacacacacacagagggaggccGTGTTAGAAAATATTTAAGAGGTTTCATGTATTTTTTCTACTAGAACACATAATTCTCAAACAAAGCGCTTACATCACAGGAACAACTCGTGCTcctgcagactccaagcttttGACATAAGATGCTGCTATGTAAGAATTGCCATGAGGATTAGGCTTTTTTATCTCTTGTGCCAAAATAcctgaggaaagaaagagaaggagagagagagagagagagagagagagagagatactatatAATATCCAATGATAGAGTTGCCTACCTCTGATTATTTTGTGAGTGAACGCacagctaggcctactgtacgtgcCTCATTTTATGAAATCTGTGAGCTCAAATGAAGAACACAGACTTCAAGATTTGAAGCCTACAATCATGCTGTTGAAGATTTATTAAATTCACTTGTACTGGCACTCACCTATGATTGGCCTGTCATTTCTTCTATTTTGGGGTTGTGGGGGAACATCTGCAGGCGCTGCAGAGTGCAATACAAAATGTTTAACTCGTTGGCTGTCAGTCATTTTCACAACAGAGTAACCCAGATTGCCAGTTTGTCAACCTAACCCCAGTCATCAATCGATCAATGCCCCAAACACCAGTAAAGTTCCCTTCTGATGGTTTGCCAGCCTAACCACAATCATCGGCAAACGCAACGCTTTGCAGATCATTTGAAGACCCCCAAACCGAAAGCCCAATGTCTACTTGCTTTCACCTACACAGTGCAAACTCAGTTTGAAATCATTTTGGTTGGCAAGGGAACTAACATTTAGTTTTCTGGACATCGCGTAGACCTACTCAATCTTTTTCAAGATAAAAACATTTAATAAATTAAGTTGCTGAAATGC is part of the Engraulis encrasicolus isolate BLACKSEA-1 chromosome 9, IST_EnEncr_1.0, whole genome shotgun sequence genome and encodes:
- the LOC134455503 gene encoding gamma-glutamyl hydrolase-like isoform X2, yielding MAAPADVPPQPQNRRNDRPIIGILAQEIKKPNPHGNSYIAASYVKSLESAGARVVPVMVNQPEEDYRQLFHSINGMFLPGGAANLMTSGYAKAANIFYRLALEANDQGDYFPIWGTCLGFQQLLVITSGQNLLCRTNSTGISLPLEFRPDAKHSKLFKDFPPELMTSLASENITANYHKWSMSVENFNKNEELRKFYKILTTNMDGNTEYISTMEAYNYPVYATQWHPEKSAFEWRRSYYPHTPSAIKTAFYMADFLVNEAKKNFHSFATKEEEEKHLIYNHIPIFTDLSKCFLQKYFFTTVKQ
- the LOC134455503 gene encoding gamma-glutamyl hydrolase-like isoform X1; this encodes MTDSQRVKHFVLHSAAPADVPPQPQNRRNDRPIIGILAQEIKKPNPHGNSYIAASYVKSLESAGARVVPVMVNQPEEDYRQLFHSINGMFLPGGAANLMTSGYAKAANIFYRLALEANDQGDYFPIWGTCLGFQQLLVITSGQNLLCRTNSTGISLPLEFRPDAKHSKLFKDFPPELMTSLASENITANYHKWSMSVENFNKNEELRKFYKILTTNMDGNTEYISTMEAYNYPVYATQWHPEKSAFEWRRSYYPHTPSAIKTAFYMADFLVNEAKKNFHSFATKEEEEKHLIYNHIPIFTDLSKCFLQKYFFTTVKQ